Proteins from a single region of Oreochromis niloticus isolate F11D_XX linkage group LG7, O_niloticus_UMD_NMBU, whole genome shotgun sequence:
- the sigirr gene encoding single Ig IL-1-related receptor: protein MAVILVAFTLMCSGLWDRGLLAVGQTCVDESRFQEQVAFVGHPYQLQCPLKIVQSTSQTRLTWQKDCVQLPTNESKIYLDFNGLSLEDQGNYTCKQQSNSTVAFTVRLLVKESQCSKAPEFKPNGGSTTLWENVGSTVKLNCTALLFWDPAEKQCDTTLQWSKDGHPLNNHTLYLLNTSSWSPGADQLMVNSLLVITLRELEDFGLYSCTARNISADFSLKNLGSPSHTGAVIAAVILLLFLALAAVIYSKCHLNIKLWYKNSYGEYELNDGKLYDAYISYVNNDYDRKFVNFVLKPHLENINGYKVHLNDNDILPGADPSAELLMNMSRSRRLIVLLSYAYLEQDWCSSNFRQGLLHLLELCQQPIFIVLDGQYKRMRPEVKQQLNENQHCLTILTWRHNSVTPSSVFWKELALAMPRRVVFHNESAGDPQTLLEDDKDPMLTLEPDYLDCRSDTDPAGDLGLRLPVYKALACKAPVLPAATSSAAEPKPSDIDISDLGSRNYAARSDFYCLVAEDI from the exons ATGGCTGTGATTTTAGTGGCTTTCACTTTGATGTGCTCCGGGTTATGGGACAGAGGTTTACTCGCAGTCG GTCAAACTTGCGTGGATGAGAGTAGGTTTCAAGAACAGGTGGCATTTGTTGGGCATCCATATCAACTACAGTGCCCTCTGAAGATTGTTCAGAGCACCTCTCAAACACGGCTGACCTGGCAAAAGGACTGCGTGCAGCTCCCTACAAATGAGAGCAAAATCTACCTGGATTTTAACGGCCTGAGTTTGGAAGACCAAGGAAATTACACCTGTAAGCAACAGAGCAACAGCACAGTCGCATTTACTGTGCGTCTCCTAGTTAAAG AGTCTCAGTGCTCCAAGGCTCCAGAATTTAAACCTAACGGGGGCTCGACGACACTCTGGGAAAATGTGGGATCCACTGTGAAACTGAACTGCACTGCTCTCCTCTTCTGGGACCCAGCAGAGAAGCAATGTGACACCACGTTGCAGTGGAGTAAAGATGGTCATCCCCTCAATAACCACACACTTTACTTGCTGAACACATCATCATG GTCTCCCGGTGCTGACCAGCTGATGGTAAATAGCCTCCTAGTGATCACCCTCAGAGAGCTGGAAGATTTTGGGCTGTACAGCTGCACAGCGAGAAACATTTCTGCTGACTTCAGTCTGAAGAATctag GCAGCCCCAGCCACACAggtgctgtgattgcagccgtCATCCTCCTCCTGTTCCTGGCTTTAGCTGCTGTCATTTACTCGAAGTGCCACCTGAACATTAAACTCTGGTACAAGAACTCGTATGGAGAATATGAACTCAATG ATGGGAAGTTATATGATGCCTATATCTCATATGTGAATAATGACTATGACAGGAAGTTTGTCAACTTCGTACTCAAACCTCACCTGGAAAATATAAATGGGTACAAAGTGCACCTCAATGACAACGATATACTACCTGGTGCAG ATCCTTCTGCAGAGCTCCTAATGAACATGAGTCGCTCTCGGCGCCTCATTGTGTTGCTGTCTTATGCTTACCTTGAACAGGACTGGTGTTCCAGTAACTTCAG acaGGGCCTCCTGCACTTGTTGGAGTTGTGTCAGCAGCCCATCTTCATCGTGTTGGATGGTCAGTATAAGCGCATGAGGCCTGAGGTCAAACAGCAGCTTAATGAGAACCAGCACTGTCTCACCATACTTACCTGGAGACACAACTCTGTG ACTCCTTCCTCTGTCTTCTGGAAAGAGCTAGCTTTAGCAATGCCTCGCAGAGTTGTCTTCCACAACGAGTCTGCCGGTGACCCTCAGACGTTGCTAGAGGATGACAAAGACCCAATGCTGACCCTTGAGCCGGACTACCTAGACTGCCGTTCAGATACTGACCCTGCCGGTGATCTGG GTCTTCGCCTCCCTGTCTACAAAGCTTTGGCCTGCAAAGCTCCAGTGCTCCCCGCTGCAACCAGCTCAGCAGCTGAGCCGAAACCCTCTGACATCGACATCTCGGACTTGGGATCACGCAACTACGCAGCACGCTCAGACTTCTACTGCCTGGTCGCTGAGGACATCTGA